In the Rubidibacter lacunae KORDI 51-2 genome, one interval contains:
- a CDS encoding anthranilate phosphoribosyltransferase family protein — translation MGRDTPSKVEQFRELLKKVGSGTHTSEALTRAEAAAAMRMMLKQEATPAQIGAFLIAHRIRRPAPEELAGMLDACSKLGPHIAPIASTPVTVFGVPYDGRARTAPVMAVTALLLAAAGVPVLLHGGDRMPTKYGLPQVGIWQGLGVAFATLSLAQVRKVLVETGVGFTYLPVQFPQAAQLVPYRDEIGKRPPLATLELVWSPYDGATRAIVGFVHPPTEGLLRTTLALRGAPALTTVKGLEGSCDLARSRPGIVGVVRADGSCDRLTLHPHDHGLGGSDAPLEAPEIYCAQLRAVLEGKASALTTAAIWNGGFYLWHCGVCTDLETGFAKAEAMLKDGVAAGKCEQVAFACRDAIAS, via the coding sequence ATGGGACGGGACACACCAAGTAAAGTCGAGCAATTTCGCGAACTGTTAAAGAAAGTCGGCAGCGGCACTCACACCAGCGAAGCCCTGACGCGTGCTGAAGCGGCTGCCGCGATGCGCATGATGCTGAAGCAAGAAGCAACGCCCGCGCAAATCGGGGCATTCCTGATCGCCCATCGCATCAGGCGCCCGGCGCCAGAGGAATTGGCGGGCATGCTAGATGCCTGCAGCAAGCTAGGACCTCATATCGCGCCGATCGCCTCAACGCCGGTGACCGTGTTCGGGGTGCCATACGACGGGCGCGCACGCACGGCCCCAGTCATGGCGGTGACAGCTCTGTTATTGGCAGCAGCAGGGGTGCCAGTGTTACTGCACGGCGGCGATCGCATGCCGACAAAGTACGGGTTGCCGCAGGTGGGGATTTGGCAGGGCTTGGGGGTAGCATTCGCGACGCTGTCCTTGGCACAGGTCCGAAAGGTCTTGGTTGAGACGGGCGTGGGCTTTACCTACTTGCCCGTGCAGTTTCCCCAAGCCGCGCAACTCGTCCCCTACCGCGATGAAATCGGCAAGCGGCCGCCGCTGGCAACGCTGGAGTTGGTGTGGTCACCTTACGATGGCGCAACTCGGGCGATCGTGGGTTTCGTCCATCCGCCGACCGAGGGGTTGCTTCGCACGACATTGGCCCTGCGCGGCGCGCCTGCACTGACCACCGTGAAGGGTTTGGAAGGCAGTTGCGATTTGGCTCGCAGCCGACCGGGCATTGTCGGGGTAGTGCGAGCAGACGGCAGTTGCGATCGCCTGACCCTGCACCCACACGACCACGGACTCGGTGGCTCGGACGCCCCGCTGGAGGCCCCGGAGATCTATTGCGCCCAACTGCGTGCGGTGCTGGAGGGCAAAGCGAGCGCACTAACGACTGCAGCGATTTGGAACGGCGGATTCTATCTCTGGCACTGCGGCGTTTGTACGGATCTGGAAACGGGCTTTGCTAAAGCCGAAGCCATGCTGAAAGATGGAGTAGCGGCGGGTAAGTGCGAGCAAGTGGCGTTTGCCTGCCGGGATGCGATCGCTTCCTAA
- a CDS encoding LysR family transcriptional regulator: MRIEQLQAFLAVAETGNFGQAAQQCGVTQSTISRQIQSLETDLGLPLFHRTAQAKLTVAGERCLPRVRKICHEWQTVSEELSDLLAGKQPELCVAAIHSVCSYHLPPLLQAFCRNYPHVQLRVTALGSDRALKVLRDGLVDIAIVMKNPFLAASAEMVVDVLFEEPIEVLMSATHPLAQRSELSQEELGRYPHVVFKDGYGMQRLVGDWFAGCNLKLQAAMELNTLDAFRGVVRQGKMLALLPRSALVEARNDPTLAIRTVTPAVAVEPGRTVGSKKTQLPLVRQVVLATTRDRLQIPPIQAFRQLVLQNGISAPADRSPAEQPTNTSLRRVG; the protein is encoded by the coding sequence ATGCGGATCGAGCAGCTTCAAGCATTCTTAGCCGTCGCAGAGACTGGCAACTTCGGTCAGGCAGCACAGCAGTGTGGCGTCACGCAATCGACAATCAGCCGCCAGATTCAGTCACTCGAGACCGATCTGGGTTTGCCGCTATTTCATCGCACCGCCCAAGCAAAGTTGACGGTGGCCGGGGAGCGCTGCTTGCCCCGCGTCCGCAAAATTTGCCACGAGTGGCAAACAGTTTCTGAGGAACTCAGCGACTTGCTGGCGGGGAAACAACCGGAGCTGTGCGTTGCTGCCATCCACTCCGTGTGCTCTTACCATTTGCCACCGTTACTCCAGGCATTTTGCCGCAACTATCCGCACGTGCAGTTGCGCGTAACCGCTCTCGGTAGCGATCGCGCACTCAAGGTGCTGCGAGACGGCTTAGTGGACATCGCGATCGTCATGAAAAACCCATTTTTGGCGGCGAGTGCCGAAATGGTCGTCGACGTACTGTTTGAGGAGCCGATCGAGGTACTGATGTCGGCAACGCATCCGCTGGCCCAGCGCTCGGAACTCAGCCAAGAGGAGCTGGGGCGCTACCCGCACGTTGTCTTTAAAGACGGCTATGGGATGCAGCGATTGGTTGGGGATTGGTTTGCCGGTTGCAATTTGAAGCTACAGGCAGCTATGGAGCTGAACACCCTCGATGCTTTTCGCGGGGTCGTGCGTCAGGGCAAAATGCTGGCACTCCTGCCGCGTTCGGCTTTAGTGGAAGCCCGTAACGATCCGACGCTCGCCATTCGGACAGTGACGCCCGCTGTTGCCGTCGAACCGGGTAGAACGGTCGGCAGCAAGAAGACTCAACTGCCGCTCGTCCGTCAAGTGGTGTTAGCCACAACCCGCGATCGCCTTCAGATTCCTCCGATCCAGGCATTCCGCCAACTGGTTCTCCAGAACGGCATATCCGCACCGGCCGATCGGTCTCCGGCCGAGCAGCCAACCAACACTTCACTCCGTCGAGTTGGCTAG
- a CDS encoding NYN domain-containing protein — MDTDFRRPLLLVDGYNIIGAWPELQRERDLEASRYRLIEELVDYSAACDLPTQIVFDAQMQRTPGCWETHGTLLAAYYTAYAQTADTYIEKVCASYARLPEYARKPLLVATSDRAQQLTVGGYGALWQSAKQLGQVVRHTQQQTRSHQKPRSTRGRSLFHSLDAAAQQRLEQMREGKREN; from the coding sequence ATGGATACCGATTTCCGCCGACCACTATTGCTCGTTGATGGCTACAACATCATTGGAGCCTGGCCCGAACTCCAGCGCGAGCGCGATCTGGAAGCCTCACGGTACCGACTGATCGAAGAGCTGGTTGACTACAGTGCGGCCTGCGATTTGCCCACGCAAATCGTCTTTGACGCTCAGATGCAGCGAACGCCAGGTTGCTGGGAAACCCATGGAACCCTGTTGGCAGCGTACTACACCGCCTACGCTCAAACTGCCGACACCTACATCGAAAAAGTCTGTGCCAGCTATGCCCGACTGCCGGAATACGCTCGCAAACCCTTGCTTGTCGCTACCTCCGATCGCGCCCAGCAGCTAACCGTGGGGGGTTATGGCGCGCTGTGGCAGTCGGCAAAGCAGCTCGGACAAGTCGTCCGTCACACCCAGCAGCAGACGCGCTCTCACCAGAAGCCGCGCAGCACGCGCGGGCGATCGCTATTTCACTCCCTCGATGCAGCAGCTCAGCAGCGGCTTGAGCAAATGCGCGAAGGCAAGCGCGAGAATTAA
- a CDS encoding MEKHLA domain-containing protein, whose translation MGILRQSPPLEKNPSKLLTEEASKVFIKEYAGNRMSGTRRRFRIVNALAWNLTCPLGRIQSKQRPIEIDPTCNLPSEAV comes from the coding sequence TTGGGCATTCTGCGTCAGAGCCCCCCATTAGAGAAGAACCCGAGCAAACTCCTGACCGAGGAAGCGTCAAAAGTCTTTATTAAAGAATACGCGGGAAATCGCATGTCTGGAACGAGGCGTCGCTTCCGCATCGTAAATGCCCTCGCCTGGAATTTAACCTGCCCACTGGGTCGTATACAGTCCAAGCAGCGACCTATCGAGATTGACCCCACCTGCAATCTACCCAGTGAGGCTGTCTAG
- the lipB gene encoding lipoyl(octanoyl) transferase LipB: protein MTAPRCCWLVNLGCVPYRAAWQLQRDLVVQRLVNASLPDVLLLMEHPPVYTLGTGSSKDFVRFDPDRVDVELIRTERGGEVTYHCPGQLVGYPILNLQYYRRDLHWYLRQLEAVAIDVLDNYGLRGERVPGRTGTWVDGRKLVAIGIKVRRWIAMHGFALNVCPDLSGFARIVPCGIGDRPVGSVAQFVPEASVESARPLVAAAFAGVFGVQFVSVAAQQLSVPHP from the coding sequence GTGACTGCTCCCCGCTGCTGCTGGCTGGTCAACCTCGGTTGCGTGCCCTATCGCGCGGCATGGCAACTGCAACGCGATTTAGTCGTGCAACGGCTGGTTAATGCCAGTCTGCCCGACGTGCTATTGCTGATGGAGCACCCGCCCGTCTACACCCTTGGTACTGGGTCTAGCAAGGACTTTGTGCGGTTCGACCCCGACCGAGTGGATGTCGAACTGATCCGCACCGAACGCGGTGGAGAGGTTACCTATCACTGTCCGGGTCAACTAGTCGGTTACCCCATCCTCAACCTGCAGTATTATCGCCGGGACTTGCATTGGTACCTGCGACAGCTAGAAGCCGTAGCCATTGATGTGCTCGATAATTACGGGTTGCGCGGCGAACGGGTGCCTGGACGAACGGGGACGTGGGTCGACGGCCGCAAGTTGGTTGCGATCGGGATTAAAGTGCGGCGATGGATTGCCATGCACGGCTTCGCCCTCAACGTTTGCCCGGACCTCAGCGGCTTCGCACGCATTGTTCCCTGTGGAATCGGCGATCGCCCGGTAGGCAGCGTTGCGCAGTTCGTTCCCGAGGCTAGCGTGGAGTCGGCAAGGCCCCTCGTTGCGGCTGCATTTGCAGGGGTTTTTGGCGTGCAATTTGTATCTGTTGCAGCCCAACAACTTTCGGTGCCCCACCCTTGA
- a CDS encoding transaldolase — protein MSQQNLLEQLRAVTVVVADTGDIQAIEKFTPRDATTNPSLITAAAQMPQYQEIVDETLEGARGELGANSGAREVAALAFDRLAVAFGLKILQIVPGRVSTEVDARLSYNTEATLEKARYLISQYEANGIGRDRVLIKIAATWEGIRAAEVLEKEGIHCNLTLLFGFHQAVACAEAGVTLISPFVGRILDWYKKDTGRDSYPPEEDPGVLSVTRIYNYYKKFGYSTEVMGASFRNIGEISELAGCDLLTISPKLLDQLRVTTCNLPRKLDPAKAAEMGLEKISVDKATFDEMHASDRMASDKLSEGISGFSKALEALETLLEQRLARLEGSSAISHAAEELFRTYDLDGDGSITREEWLGTDIVFDALDKDHDGKITPEELRAGLGAAYFAVAS, from the coding sequence ATGAGTCAACAAAATTTGCTGGAACAGTTGCGTGCCGTAACGGTAGTTGTGGCAGATACAGGTGATATTCAGGCAATCGAAAAGTTTACGCCGCGCGACGCAACCACAAACCCATCGCTGATCACGGCTGCCGCGCAAATGCCGCAATACCAAGAGATTGTCGACGAAACGCTCGAGGGTGCACGTGGGGAATTGGGAGCAAATTCCGGAGCACGGGAAGTTGCAGCACTGGCGTTCGATCGCTTAGCCGTGGCCTTCGGGCTGAAGATTTTGCAGATCGTTCCCGGTCGCGTTTCGACAGAAGTAGATGCACGCCTGTCCTACAACACTGAAGCAACCCTAGAGAAGGCTCGATACCTCATTTCGCAATACGAAGCAAACGGTATCGGACGCGATCGCGTGCTGATCAAAATTGCGGCAACCTGGGAAGGTATTCGTGCAGCAGAGGTTTTAGAAAAGGAAGGCATTCACTGCAACTTGACCTTGTTGTTCGGTTTTCATCAAGCCGTTGCCTGCGCCGAGGCAGGTGTAACGCTGATTTCACCCTTCGTCGGGCGCATTCTTGACTGGTACAAAAAAGATACCGGACGCGATTCTTATCCCCCAGAGGAAGATCCGGGCGTGCTGTCGGTCACGCGAATTTACAACTATTACAAGAAGTTTGGCTATTCCACAGAAGTGATGGGTGCGAGCTTCCGCAATATCGGCGAGATCTCGGAGTTGGCTGGATGTGACTTGCTGACAATCTCGCCCAAGCTTCTCGACCAATTACGGGTAACAACGTGCAATTTGCCGCGCAAGCTGGATCCGGCGAAAGCCGCCGAGATGGGCTTGGAAAAGATTTCAGTCGATAAAGCGACCTTCGATGAAATGCATGCAAGCGATCGCATGGCGTCGGACAAACTATCCGAGGGCATTAGCGGCTTTTCTAAGGCACTAGAAGCATTAGAAACTTTGTTGGAGCAACGACTGGCGCGTTTGGAAGGCAGCTCGGCCATCTCCCACGCGGCAGAGGAGTTATTCCGCACCTACGATCTCGACGGCGATGGTTCGATCACGCGTGAGGAATGGTTGGGCACTGATATCGTCTTCGACGCACTAGACAAAGACCACGACGGTAAGATCACGCCCGAGGAGTTGCGGGCAGGATTGGGTGCGGCCTATTTCGCCGTTGCATCTTAA
- a CDS encoding GUN4 domain-containing protein: MNDCDLRHHYATFGLGAFGDLNKVPPMSNESETDLQPLVRSLQQELKQLREDQQLLRLEFDRLRNHTLSGGRAGQPLSPPVLEPNVPPVAAAPDHKKTEPDRTGGSRYSRLRSFLSDRKWKDADEETRRVMLEIVGREQEGWFDLDSIEQFPCDELRTIDQIWAQLTRGRFCFSVQKRIWLEVNRDYFAFGERIGWRENDRWLTYPQLAFHSNPNPPEGHLPVLRASGALLGAGSGIGTFRFSSLASRMIKCNL, translated from the coding sequence ATGAATGATTGCGATCTCCGACATCACTATGCGACCTTCGGATTGGGTGCGTTTGGGGATCTGAACAAAGTACCGCCGATGTCTAACGAATCCGAAACGGATCTCCAACCACTAGTTCGATCGCTCCAGCAAGAGCTAAAGCAGTTGCGCGAGGACCAGCAGTTGCTGCGATTGGAGTTCGATCGGCTCCGCAACCATACTTTAAGTGGAGGACGAGCGGGACAACCGCTATCGCCCCCTGTGCTGGAGCCAAATGTGCCGCCAGTGGCGGCAGCTCCGGACCACAAGAAAACCGAACCCGATCGAACGGGGGGCAGTCGTTACTCGCGGCTGCGCTCGTTTTTAAGCGATCGCAAGTGGAAAGATGCCGACGAAGAAACGCGGCGGGTGATGCTCGAAATTGTCGGACGCGAGCAGGAAGGGTGGTTCGACCTCGATTCGATCGAACAGTTTCCCTGCGACGAGTTGAGAACGATCGACCAGATCTGGGCACAGCTCACGCGCGGGCGCTTCTGCTTCAGCGTGCAGAAACGTATATGGCTAGAGGTCAATCGGGACTACTTTGCTTTCGGCGAGCGTATCGGTTGGCGCGAGAACGATCGCTGGCTGACTTATCCACAACTGGCTTTCCACAGCAATCCCAATCCGCCGGAAGGTCACCTGCCGGTATTGCGCGCGAGTGGTGCTTTGTTAGGTGCGGGCTCGGGCATCGGGACGTTTCGGTTTTCATCGCTGGCAAGTCGCATGATCAAATGCAATCTTTGA
- a CDS encoding alpha/beta hydrolase has protein sequence MLRHCLQRLHARHRFGSLGLLAIAAIAVITAPRPATAAEILIFKISFLRESVEIDDLAAFAATGEASHSLESYLRQGGSSPEELKALLTTPIPAVSLDLYRQLKTPVGELGLQQISRYVHTPDDKANVQSMRAALVGSVLPDDEFTILEVLQNYPTREVHIEGDRLLELLELLERLNAISTFTNELGFPVPAPFGFR, from the coding sequence ATGTTGCGTCACTGCTTACAACGCCTGCATGCCCGTCATCGGTTCGGATCGCTCGGACTGCTGGCGATCGCCGCGATCGCCGTAATTACCGCACCGCGTCCGGCGACGGCTGCCGAGATTCTGATCTTTAAGATTTCCTTCCTGCGCGAGTCGGTCGAAATTGACGACCTGGCAGCGTTTGCAGCAACCGGAGAAGCGTCGCATTCGCTTGAGTCCTACCTTCGCCAGGGCGGCAGCAGTCCTGAGGAGCTCAAAGCACTGTTAACAACGCCGATTCCCGCCGTAAGTCTCGACTTGTACCGGCAGCTTAAAACCCCCGTCGGCGAATTGGGCTTGCAGCAGATCTCGCGCTACGTCCACACGCCCGACGACAAAGCCAATGTTCAATCTATGCGCGCTGCCCTCGTCGGGTCGGTCTTACCGGATGACGAGTTCACCATTCTCGAGGTACTCCAGAACTATCCCACCCGCGAGGTCCACATAGAAGGCGATCGCTTGCTGGAGTTGCTGGAGTTGCTGGAGCGCTTGAACGCGATCTCCACCTTCACGAACGAACTTGGATTTCCAGTGCCGGCTCCGTTTGGATTTCGATGA
- the ilvD gene encoding dihydroxy-acid dehydratase has product MPDNRRSQIITSGPQRTPNRAMLRAVGFEDADFSKPIVGLANGYSTITPCNAGINDLALRAEASLRQAGTMPQMFGTITISDGISMGTEGMKYSLVSREVIADAIETVCNGQSLDGVLAIGGCDKNMPGALIAIARLNIPAIFVYGGTIKPGHYDGRDLTVVSAFEAVGQHSAGRIDEAELLQIERHTCPGVGSCGGMFTANTMSSAIEALGLSLPYSSTMAAEDAEKADSAEKSAFVLADAIRKQILPSQLLTRQAFENAISVVMAVGGSTNAVLHLLAIARASGVELTLDDFETLRQRVSVLCDLKPSGRYVTTNLHAAGGIPLVMKMLLAQGLLHGDALTISGQTIAEVLADVPSEPPANQDVVRPWDKPVYARGHLAVLKGNLASEGAIAKISGVKTPQIVGPARVFESEEDCLDAILAGQIRAGDIVVVRYEGPKGGPGMREMLAPTSAIVGAGLGDSVGLITDGRFSGGTYGMVVGHVAPEAAVGGTIALVEEGDTIAIDANAQSLHLDVSESELERRRAKWQPPAPRYETGVLAKYAKLVSSSSLGAVTDLDLY; this is encoded by the coding sequence ATGCCAGACAACCGCCGCAGCCAAATCATTACCAGCGGCCCGCAGCGCACGCCCAACCGCGCCATGTTGCGCGCGGTTGGGTTTGAGGATGCCGACTTTAGCAAGCCAATTGTCGGACTCGCCAACGGGTACAGCACGATTACACCATGCAACGCTGGCATCAACGATCTGGCTCTGCGTGCGGAAGCCAGTTTGCGTCAGGCCGGCACGATGCCTCAGATGTTCGGGACGATCACGATTTCCGACGGCATCTCCATGGGCACGGAGGGGATGAAGTATTCCCTGGTCTCGCGCGAAGTGATTGCCGATGCGATCGAAACTGTCTGCAACGGTCAGAGTCTGGACGGCGTGCTCGCGATCGGCGGTTGCGACAAAAATATGCCCGGCGCTCTAATCGCGATCGCGCGCTTGAACATTCCGGCGATTTTCGTTTACGGTGGCACGATTAAGCCCGGACACTACGACGGTCGCGACCTGACAGTTGTCAGTGCTTTTGAGGCCGTCGGGCAGCACAGTGCTGGGCGCATAGACGAGGCGGAACTCCTACAGATCGAACGCCACACCTGTCCCGGTGTCGGCTCTTGCGGTGGTATGTTCACGGCCAATACGATGTCGTCGGCGATCGAGGCGCTGGGCTTGAGCTTGCCTTACTCGTCCACGATGGCAGCGGAAGATGCCGAGAAAGCCGACAGTGCGGAGAAATCTGCGTTCGTACTGGCCGATGCCATCCGCAAGCAGATCTTGCCGAGCCAATTATTGACGCGCCAAGCCTTCGAGAACGCGATCTCAGTGGTCATGGCGGTGGGCGGTTCGACGAACGCGGTTCTACATTTGCTGGCGATCGCGCGGGCGAGTGGTGTAGAGCTAACCCTAGACGACTTCGAAACGCTAAGACAACGAGTGTCGGTGCTGTGCGATCTCAAGCCATCGGGACGTTACGTGACGACCAACCTGCACGCAGCAGGTGGCATTCCGCTGGTCATGAAGATGTTGCTAGCGCAGGGTTTGCTGCACGGCGATGCCCTGACGATCTCCGGCCAGACCATTGCTGAGGTCTTGGCAGACGTGCCATCGGAACCGCCAGCCAATCAGGATGTGGTGCGACCGTGGGACAAGCCAGTGTATGCCCGAGGACATCTAGCCGTACTCAAGGGCAATCTGGCATCGGAAGGCGCGATTGCAAAGATCAGCGGCGTGAAGACACCGCAGATCGTGGGGCCGGCACGAGTGTTTGAATCCGAGGAAGACTGCCTCGACGCGATCTTGGCCGGGCAGATTCGGGCGGGAGATATTGTCGTCGTCCGTTACGAAGGTCCAAAGGGCGGACCGGGTATGCGCGAGATGCTCGCCCCCACCTCGGCAATCGTTGGTGCGGGACTGGGTGACTCGGTTGGCTTGATTACCGACGGGCGTTTTTCCGGCGGCACCTACGGCATGGTAGTCGGTCACGTTGCGCCCGAGGCAGCCGTGGGCGGGACGATCGCCCTAGTCGAGGAAGGCGACACGATCGCGATCGATGCCAACGCTCAATCCCTGCACCTAGACGTCTCGGAGTCAGAACTAGAGCGACGTCGCGCCAAGTGGCAGCCACCAGCCCCGCGCTACGAGACGGGCGTGTTGGCAAAATACGCCAAACTCGTGTCGTCGAGCAGCCTGGGAGCGGTCACCGATCTAGATCTCTACTAG
- the dut gene encoding dUTP diphosphatase, producing MNVATLKVMKLRPDARLPRYAHPDDAGLDLCAVEAAEIPPGATQLVLTGIALQLPLDTEAQVRSRSGLALKHGVAVLNSPGTIDANYRGEIGVILINHGREPFRIEPGARIAQLVVAPIARVQVVPVEHLDSSDRGSAGFGSTGI from the coding sequence ATGAATGTTGCGACCCTCAAGGTTATGAAATTGCGCCCGGACGCGCGGCTACCGCGCTACGCCCACCCCGACGATGCCGGTCTCGACCTCTGTGCCGTCGAAGCCGCCGAGATTCCGCCTGGCGCAACGCAGCTCGTTTTGACAGGCATTGCACTGCAACTCCCGCTCGATACCGAAGCTCAGGTTCGATCGCGCAGCGGACTAGCGCTAAAGCACGGTGTTGCCGTACTGAATTCGCCTGGGACGATCGATGCCAACTATCGCGGTGAAATCGGCGTCATCCTGATCAACCACGGACGCGAACCGTTTCGCATCGAGCCGGGCGCGCGCATCGCTCAACTCGTTGTTGCCCCGATCGCGCGCGTGCAAGTGGTACCCGTCGAGCACCTCGACAGCAGCGATCGCGGCTCGGCAGGCTTCGGTTCGACAGGTATTTAG
- the lpdA gene encoding dihydrolipoyl dehydrogenase — translation MTQEFDFDLAIVGAGVGGHGAALHAVKQGLKTAIIEAKDMGGTCVNRGCIPSKALLAASGRVRELQDRHHLHNLGISVGGVSFDRQAIADHALDLVSKIRNDLTGSLTRLQVETIHGWGKLLGPQKLSVLAEEGEKIVTARDIILSTGSTPFVPPGIQIDGKTVYTSDDAVKLNWLPDWVAIIGSGYIGLEFSDVYSALGCEITMIEALDNLMPGFDRDIARIAQRLLIEPRDIETHTGTLALKVTPGSPVVIELADAKTKDVKDVIEVDAALVATGRIPATKNLGLESVGVQTDRRGFIPVDDRMHVLLDGEPVPHLWAIGDATGKMMLAHAASAQGIAAIENILGNDRAIDYRSIPAAAFTHPEISYVGLNEEQAKALGTEAGFAVGSVRTYFKANSKALAEGEPDGIAKVIYRKESGEILGAHIIGIHASDLIQEAANAIAARQSVRDLAFTVHTHPTLSEVLDEAYKRAA, via the coding sequence GTGACTCAGGAATTTGATTTCGACCTCGCGATTGTCGGGGCGGGCGTCGGCGGCCACGGTGCGGCATTGCACGCCGTCAAGCAAGGACTCAAAACTGCCATCATCGAAGCCAAGGACATGGGCGGCACCTGCGTCAATCGCGGTTGTATTCCCTCCAAAGCCCTGCTCGCAGCTTCCGGACGCGTGCGCGAACTGCAAGATCGGCATCACCTCCATAACCTCGGCATCAGTGTCGGTGGCGTCAGCTTCGATCGCCAGGCGATCGCCGACCACGCCCTCGATCTTGTCAGCAAAATTCGCAACGACCTCACGGGCAGCCTCACGCGCCTGCAAGTCGAAACCATCCACGGCTGGGGTAAATTACTCGGACCGCAAAAGCTCTCCGTGCTGGCCGAGGAAGGCGAAAAGATCGTCACCGCCCGCGACATCATCCTCAGTACTGGCTCGACGCCGTTCGTGCCGCCGGGGATTCAAATCGACGGCAAGACAGTCTACACCAGCGACGATGCCGTTAAACTCAATTGGCTGCCTGACTGGGTCGCCATTATCGGCAGCGGTTACATCGGTCTGGAATTCTCGGACGTCTATTCCGCTTTGGGTTGCGAAATCACCATGATCGAAGCCCTCGATAACTTGATGCCCGGCTTCGATCGCGATATCGCCCGGATTGCCCAACGCCTTCTGATCGAGCCGCGCGACATCGAAACCCATACCGGCACCCTTGCTCTCAAAGTCACGCCCGGTTCGCCGGTAGTCATCGAACTTGCGGACGCCAAAACCAAAGACGTCAAAGACGTCATTGAAGTCGATGCCGCATTGGTGGCAACCGGTCGCATTCCCGCGACCAAAAACCTCGGCTTGGAATCCGTCGGCGTCCAAACCGATCGCCGGGGCTTCATTCCTGTGGACGATCGCATGCACGTGCTGCTCGATGGCGAACCCGTTCCCCACCTATGGGCGATCGGCGACGCGACCGGCAAGATGATGCTCGCCCACGCCGCCTCCGCTCAAGGCATCGCGGCCATTGAAAACATCCTCGGTAACGACCGCGCGATCGACTATCGCAGCATTCCAGCAGCAGCGTTTACCCATCCGGAAATCAGCTACGTCGGCCTGAACGAGGAACAGGCAAAAGCCCTCGGCACGGAAGCAGGCTTTGCCGTCGGCTCGGTGCGTACGTACTTCAAGGCCAACTCCAAAGCCCTCGCTGAAGGCGAACCCGATGGTATTGCCAAGGTCATCTACCGCAAGGAATCCGGGGAAATCCTCGGCGCGCACATTATCGGCATTCACGCTTCTGACTTAATTCAGGAAGCCGCCAACGCGATCGCCGCCCGCCAATCCGTGCGCGATCTCGCCTTCACCGTCCACACGCATCCGACGCTCTCGGAAGTGCTGGACGAAGCTTACAAGCGCGCTGCCTGA
- the trpC gene encoding indole-3-glycerol phosphate synthase TrpC — protein sequence MEIRRRPVGSGVNTGEVLYQVALPDAEPRNILEKIVWQKEKEVERLRERLPLPDLRRRVQQSAPPVRDFLGALQAGKTQPALIAELKKASPSKGTIRADFDPVAIAQTYERSRASCLSVLTDEQFFQGSFENLIAARQATALPVLCKDFLIYPYQIMWARLHGADAVLLIAAVLNDKDLSYFVKIARSLHLTPLIEVHTLDELDRVLGVDGVTLVGINNRNLEDFSVDVATTRDLLLARGKQLRERGIAIVSESGLHVAADVQVVRRAGADAVLIGESLLAAPDSARHIASLFGL from the coding sequence ATGGAAATTCGCCGCCGTCCGGTCGGTTCCGGCGTTAATACGGGCGAGGTGCTTTACCAAGTGGCCTTACCCGACGCCGAGCCGCGCAACATTCTTGAAAAGATCGTCTGGCAAAAGGAAAAGGAAGTCGAGCGCCTGCGGGAGCGCCTACCGCTGCCGGACCTGCGCCGACGGGTGCAGCAAAGTGCTCCACCCGTCCGCGACTTCCTCGGCGCGCTGCAGGCGGGCAAAACGCAACCGGCACTGATTGCCGAACTCAAGAAAGCTTCCCCTAGCAAAGGGACGATCCGCGCCGACTTCGATCCCGTCGCGATCGCCCAAACCTACGAGCGATCGAGGGCAAGCTGCCTCTCGGTCCTCACCGACGAACAGTTCTTTCAGGGCAGCTTCGAAAACCTGATTGCCGCGCGCCAAGCAACAGCGTTGCCAGTGTTGTGCAAGGACTTCCTGATCTATCCGTATCAAATTATGTGGGCGCGCTTACATGGAGCCGATGCTGTTCTGCTGATTGCAGCCGTTCTGAATGACAAGGATCTGTCGTATTTCGTCAAAATTGCCCGCAGCTTGCACCTGACCCCCTTAATCGAAGTCCACACGCTCGACGAACTCGATCGTGTCTTGGGGGTGGATGGAGTTACGCTGGTCGGTATCAATAATCGCAATCTTGAAGACTTTTCGGTGGATGTTGCGACGACGCGCGATCTGCTACTCGCTCGCGGCAAGCAATTGCGAGAACGCGGTATCGCTATCGTTAGCGAATCGGGTCTGCACGTTGCTGCCGACGTACAAGTCGTCCGTCGGGCCGGTGCCGATGCGGTCCTGATCGGCGAGTCGTTGCTCGCTGCGCCCGATTCTGCCCGCCACATTGCCAGTCTGTTTGGCTTGTAA